In the genome of Bacillus sp. Marseille-P3661, one region contains:
- a CDS encoding DctP family TRAP transporter solute-binding subunit, whose product MGVVNLPFLFKSSEHAYEVLDGEIGQNLLKQLESQEIVGLSFMENGWRHLTTSEKKVEKPEDLDGMKIRTMENEVHMAAFKAMGASPTPMAWGEVYTSLQQGVVDGQENPVPIVWTNLLHEVQDYYALTGHFYSPYVFAMSKPVMDKLTPEQQQIIKDAAKEVTQLERELITQQSNEQVELLKEAGMDVYEVDRSAFQEATLPVYEQYQDVFGKELIDQILEIGNQY is encoded by the coding sequence ATGGGAGTTGTGAATTTACCGTTTTTATTTAAGTCGTCAGAGCACGCGTATGAGGTACTTGATGGTGAAATTGGTCAGAACCTCTTAAAACAATTAGAGTCTCAAGAAATTGTAGGGTTATCTTTCATGGAAAACGGATGGAGACATTTAACAACTTCTGAGAAAAAGGTTGAAAAGCCAGAAGATTTAGATGGCATGAAAATAAGAACAATGGAAAATGAAGTTCATATGGCTGCATTTAAAGCGATGGGCGCATCACCTACTCCTATGGCATGGGGAGAAGTTTATACAAGCTTACAACAAGGTGTAGTTGACGGACAAGAAAATCCGGTTCCGATTGTTTGGACTAACTTATTACACGAAGTTCAAGATTATTATGCATTAACAGGTCATTTTTATTCACCATATGTATTTGCAATGAGTAAACCTGTGATGGATAAGTTAACACCTGAGCAACAACAAATTATTAAAGATGCAGCTAAAGAAGTAACACAATTAGAAAGAGAACTTATCACACAGCAATCAAACGAGCAAGTTGAACTTCTGAAAGAAGCTGGAATGGATGTTTATGAAGTTGATCGTTCTGCATTCCAGGAAGCAACACTACCAGTTTATGAACAATATCAAGATGTTTTTGGAAAAGAGTTAATTGATCAAATTTTAGAAATCGGTAATCAATATTAA
- a CDS encoding LacI family DNA-binding transcriptional regulator: protein MASIKDIAQKSGVSVTTVSRVIRNNGYVSEETKKKVLQAIEELDYQPSGIARSLVTKQSNIIGLLIPHIDSPFFSGFSIGVEKVARELGYNVLLCHTQEDTQMEEDSLRVLLERRVDGIIVTPVGKTFKHFKKIVENVPCVLAGRTYEGLNVSNVEVDNVQGSRRVMNHLIELGHRKIGIINGSLFLSTGKKRWEGVQQALIENQIELPSEYIKEGEFTIRSGYAMAKELISMDDRPTAIFAANHMTALGVMRALADLKLKIPQDVALASFEGFEDSEFDFIIQPKITANIHPTAELAQHAVEILHKQITNKLNGMSSSSATDLVIKMKFQERESTVGEKG from the coding sequence ATGGCCTCAATTAAAGATATAGCACAAAAGTCTGGAGTTTCAGTGACAACTGTCTCTAGAGTTATAAGAAATAATGGATATGTAAGTGAGGAGACGAAAAAAAAGGTACTCCAAGCTATTGAAGAACTCGATTATCAGCCAAGCGGGATTGCTAGGAGTTTGGTAACAAAACAAAGCAATATTATCGGACTGCTAATACCTCACATAGATAGCCCTTTTTTCTCGGGTTTCAGTATTGGGGTTGAAAAAGTGGCAAGGGAATTAGGTTATAACGTCTTACTTTGTCATACGCAGGAGGATACACAAATGGAAGAAGATAGTTTAAGGGTACTTCTAGAACGAAGGGTGGATGGAATTATCGTTACACCTGTTGGGAAAACCTTTAAACATTTCAAAAAGATTGTTGAAAATGTACCGTGCGTTTTGGCTGGTAGAACATATGAGGGTTTGAATGTAAGTAATGTTGAAGTTGATAATGTCCAAGGCAGTAGAAGAGTCATGAATCATCTTATTGAACTGGGACACCGGAAAATTGGGATTATAAATGGTTCACTATTTCTGTCAACTGGGAAAAAAAGATGGGAAGGCGTGCAACAAGCTTTAATCGAAAATCAGATTGAATTACCTTCTGAATATATAAAAGAAGGGGAATTTACAATTAGAAGTGGCTATGCAATGGCCAAAGAATTAATCAGTATGGATGATAGGCCGACAGCTATATTTGCTGCAAACCATATGACAGCACTTGGAGTTATGAGAGCATTGGCAGATCTCAAATTAAAAATACCGCAAGATGTTGCACTTGCGTCGTTTGAGGGATTTGAGGATTCTGAGTTTGATTTTATCATTCAACCGAAAATAACGGCTAATATTCATCCAACAGCTGAATTAGCTCAACATGCAGTAGAAATTCTTCATAAACAAATAACCAATAAATTAAATGGAATGAGCTCCTCAAGTGCTACGGATTTGGTGATCAAAATGAAGTTTCAGGAGAGAGAGTCCACTGTTGGAGAAAAGGGGTAA
- a CDS encoding amidohydrolase family protein, with product MMKFMIKAKKIVTVSSLGTIHHGGMVIENEKIVAIGEWKKLQKQFPTIRVLDCSDFVITPSLIDCHTHLLEFAPTSLYPVTPNTHFWAGKGIIFDALSSGITALGEQICGHPLCSFSVKDYRTVVKNLPIDISFATTSISIGLEQLAHFTSITQSKIVAKHELTNTDLVQKIAQESDYPGENIFINATPANFKKEDVPRAGELIYTVDELKKIVEIYHGLGKQIGCHVAGEQGIDMALEAGFDVLHHAHGITTDLIRRAANKQVPIVATPMGGTHLLPNSPEEIVELVANNISVSISTDSFLPPYQGATWLPFEDQALKGPDVLMVIAHPAMQLLKEKGYDENVILALLTSNPANLLGKEHRFGRILPGLEANFLVTEGVPGLEITEITKIKKVFYKGKKVIERN from the coding sequence ATGATGAAATTCATGATTAAAGCGAAAAAAATTGTGACAGTTAGCAGTCTCGGAACTATTCATCATGGCGGAATGGTTATTGAAAATGAAAAAATAGTGGCTATTGGAGAATGGAAAAAGCTGCAGAAACAATTTCCAACGATTCGTGTTTTGGATTGCTCTGATTTTGTCATAACCCCTTCCTTAATTGATTGTCACACACATCTTCTAGAGTTCGCACCAACATCACTTTATCCGGTCACACCAAATACGCATTTTTGGGCAGGAAAAGGCATTATTTTCGATGCGCTTTCATCAGGTATTACGGCGCTTGGCGAACAAATTTGCGGCCATCCGTTGTGTAGTTTTTCAGTTAAAGACTATCGTACTGTTGTTAAGAATTTACCAATTGACATTTCCTTTGCAACGACGAGCATCTCAATTGGATTGGAACAATTGGCACACTTTACCTCCATTACACAATCAAAAATTGTTGCAAAACATGAATTAACGAATACCGATCTAGTACAGAAAATTGCTCAAGAAAGTGACTATCCAGGGGAAAATATTTTTATTAATGCCACACCTGCCAATTTTAAAAAAGAGGATGTTCCGAGAGCGGGGGAATTAATTTATACAGTAGATGAGTTAAAAAAGATTGTTGAAATCTATCATGGATTAGGGAAACAAATAGGCTGTCATGTAGCGGGGGAACAAGGAATTGACATGGCTTTGGAAGCGGGATTCGATGTTCTCCACCACGCCCATGGAATTACAACTGATTTAATAAGGAGAGCAGCAAATAAACAAGTACCTATTGTTGCAACACCTATGGGCGGTACTCATTTACTGCCCAATTCACCTGAAGAAATTGTTGAATTAGTCGCAAACAATATTTCTGTATCGATATCCACCGACTCATTTTTACCGCCATATCAAGGCGCAACATGGCTGCCGTTTGAGGATCAAGCGTTAAAAGGGCCTGATGTTTTAATGGTAATCGCACATCCGGCTATGCAGCTTTTAAAAGAAAAAGGCTATGATGAAAATGTAATTCTTGCTTTATTAACAAGCAACCCTGCTAATTTATTAGGAAAAGAGCATCGGTTTGGAAGGATACTACCAGGTTTAGAAGCAAACTTCCTAGTAACAGAGGGTGTTCCAGGGTTAGAGATAACGGAGATTACTAAAATTAAAAAGGTTTTTTATAAGGGGAAGAAAGTAATTGAGCGGAACTAG
- a CDS encoding CBS domain-containing protein, with protein sequence MKAHEIMKTDVIKVKEEASIQVVIEIFLDYGISGLPVVNDRNEIVAYISDGDIMRFIGKSKDIFIDTFFYTNLIKADENEFEHRVKRVISLNVMEVAKKTVHKVQWNESIDNIAALLGNKHIKKLPVERNGVLVGIISRGDVIRHTFKSLL encoded by the coding sequence ATGAAAGCGCATGAAATCATGAAAACCGATGTCATTAAAGTAAAAGAGGAAGCTAGCATTCAAGTCGTAATTGAAATATTCCTTGACTATGGAATAAGCGGTCTTCCAGTAGTTAATGACAGAAACGAAATCGTTGCTTATATTAGTGACGGGGATATCATGCGATTTATTGGGAAAAGCAAGGATATTTTCATCGATACATTTTTTTATACGAACTTAATCAAAGCAGATGAAAATGAGTTTGAGCATCGAGTAAAAAGAGTCATTTCTTTAAACGTAATGGAAGTGGCAAAAAAAACAGTACATAAAGTGCAATGGAATGAAAGCATTGATAATATTGCAGCCCTTTTAGGTAATAAACATATTAAAAAATTACCGGTCGAACGAAACGGGGTACTTGTAGGCATTATTAGCCGTGGGGATGTTATAAGGCATACTTTTAAATCATTGCTTTAA
- a CDS encoding MmgE/PrpD family protein, with protein sequence MSVLKQVSSYISTHKHSKLEREEALNHFVDTIVALVCGRYTTEGEHILSVFQDEENGILSTNHVDKQSVLDEIMINVSLTRLTEVDDIHIASCTTPGSVIIPTVLSLTPTQKNLSYETIMDSIIIGYDMMTRLGQVIDGARILSKGIWPTYFTAAFGAAATTSRLLGLPDDKTVHALALSLTMSTGGVSRSSQHTFRWLTLGTAVRSGVLAAIIASKGFQGDPEMLENSWLEKTYGLKAELSYFTNLLGEENVMQRMSMKPYCSAKQVIPSIYGLSKILEQGILPEEIKSINIKVPNEFVKMIDHGASDRVSSLTSAPYQLAMSVYYPEHLFDISRTELIKNDIVHSFMNRVKIYGDETLSKHYPEQWMTIVEVETTKGTVIEVVDNSHGDSTKKLNKKDIMQKSLKLLQPILKNDEIQEFIKLIESGLTDKQAVIDVTKQVKILLK encoded by the coding sequence ATGTCAGTTTTGAAGCAAGTTTCCTCCTATATTAGCACTCATAAGCATTCCAAGTTAGAGAGAGAAGAAGCGTTAAATCACTTTGTGGATACTATAGTAGCTCTTGTTTGTGGCAGGTATACTACAGAAGGGGAACATATTTTGTCAGTTTTTCAAGATGAAGAAAACGGTATACTATCAACTAATCATGTGGATAAACAAAGTGTATTAGATGAAATAATGATTAACGTTTCTTTAACACGTTTAACAGAGGTTGATGATATTCATATTGCATCATGTACGACCCCAGGTTCAGTCATTATTCCAACTGTACTTTCTTTAACACCAACTCAGAAAAATCTATCCTATGAAACAATCATGGATTCGATCATCATTGGGTATGATATGATGACAAGATTGGGTCAAGTGATAGATGGAGCAAGAATATTAAGTAAAGGGATATGGCCTACATATTTCACAGCAGCTTTTGGCGCAGCTGCTACCACCTCACGTCTCCTGGGTTTGCCAGATGACAAAACAGTACATGCCCTCGCATTATCATTAACGATGTCCACAGGTGGTGTGAGTAGGTCGTCACAACACACTTTCCGTTGGTTAACTCTTGGTACTGCTGTTCGGTCTGGAGTATTAGCAGCTATAATTGCATCAAAAGGCTTTCAAGGTGATCCTGAAATGCTGGAGAATAGTTGGTTGGAAAAAACATATGGTCTTAAAGCGGAGCTTTCTTATTTTACTAATTTATTAGGCGAAGAAAACGTTATGCAAAGGATGAGTATGAAACCATATTGTTCTGCGAAACAAGTGATTCCATCCATATATGGCCTTTCAAAAATTCTTGAACAAGGCATTTTACCTGAAGAGATAAAAAGTATAAATATTAAAGTTCCTAATGAATTTGTCAAAATGATAGATCATGGTGCCAGTGATAGAGTTTCATCTTTGACAAGTGCTCCATATCAATTAGCTATGTCGGTCTATTATCCAGAGCATTTATTCGACATTTCACGGACAGAATTAATAAAGAATGATATAGTCCATTCTTTTATGAATAGAGTTAAAATATATGGTGATGAAACCTTATCAAAGCACTATCCTGAGCAATGGATGACAATAGTAGAGGTTGAAACAACAAAGGGCACTGTCATCGAGGTAGTTGACAATTCTCATGGCGATTCTACTAAAAAACTTAATAAAAAAGATATTATGCAAAAAAGTTTAAAACTTTTGCAGCCTATTTTGAAAAATGATGAAATACAAGAATTTATTAAACTAATCGAAAGTGGCCTTACTGATAAACAAGCCGTTATCGATGTAACAAAACAGGTAAAGATTCTTTTGAAATAA
- a CDS encoding aminopeptidase P family N-terminal domain-containing protein has product METMHPVVLHGCSTWDKELLPLDEFTIRLQKIQNDLQEKNLKGAIIYSDVRNYAKVCYFSNYIPKHSYAILLIPAIGEPRLLAKLAGIRDIPYVQTLTWIEDIRAVKNLENEIREFLEQIATSDAQENSKPTVGICGNELMTNKVYKDIISAGEFVNFEEIDSHLDSTLRQKRPREKAVINEAVSLLQHSVVAMKEVHRREGSVVTAMVEAEQVARNYGAQDVRILFSLDYGKTLQPLETISEVRNDPMIAYIAIDYLGYWVEGMVTLIQQPNEIYDQTITLLNNLKKSLVSGASISSIIKDSTKSIAPYELHPVSLGGYGYNIGLSLKEKPLLHENYGNDVIQEGDIYSLHACLTNGKEEHCLLSSIISINKNGNEILWSSLKN; this is encoded by the coding sequence ATGGAAACCATGCACCCAGTCGTTTTACATGGATGTTCAACATGGGATAAAGAGCTGCTCCCATTAGATGAATTCACAATCCGTTTACAGAAGATTCAAAATGATCTTCAAGAAAAAAATCTTAAAGGAGCTATTATTTATTCAGATGTTAGAAACTATGCAAAGGTTTGTTATTTTTCCAATTATATCCCTAAGCATAGTTATGCAATTTTATTGATCCCAGCTATTGGCGAACCTCGTTTATTAGCTAAGCTAGCTGGTATACGTGATATTCCTTATGTTCAAACTTTAACCTGGATCGAGGATATAAGGGCAGTCAAAAATTTGGAAAATGAAATTAGGGAATTCCTTGAACAAATTGCTACTAGCGATGCACAAGAAAACTCCAAACCAACAGTAGGTATTTGTGGTAATGAATTGATGACTAATAAGGTGTATAAGGACATAATAAGCGCAGGTGAATTTGTTAACTTTGAAGAGATTGATAGTCATTTAGATTCCACATTAAGACAAAAACGACCTAGAGAAAAAGCTGTAATAAACGAGGCTGTCAGTTTGCTGCAACATTCTGTTGTGGCGATGAAGGAGGTCCATCGTAGGGAAGGTAGTGTTGTCACTGCCATGGTTGAAGCTGAGCAAGTAGCTAGAAACTATGGAGCGCAGGATGTAAGAATTTTATTTAGCTTGGACTATGGAAAAACATTACAGCCTTTAGAAACAATTAGTGAGGTTAGAAATGATCCGATGATTGCCTATATAGCGATAGACTACTTAGGATATTGGGTTGAAGGAATGGTAACATTGATTCAACAACCAAACGAAATTTATGATCAAACTATAACTTTATTAAATAATTTGAAAAAGTCTTTAGTAAGTGGGGCATCAATCAGTAGTATAATAAAGGATTCAACTAAATCTATCGCTCCATATGAACTACATCCTGTTTCTTTAGGAGGCTATGGATATAATATCGGACTATCATTAAAAGAAAAACCACTTTTACATGAAAACTATGGAAACGATGTCATTCAAGAAGGAGATATTTATTCTTTACATGCTTGTTTGACAAATGGGAAAGAGGAGCATTGCCTATTATCTTCTATTATCTCAATCAATAAAAATGGAAATGAAATCCTTTGGTCATCGCTTAAAAACTAG
- a CDS encoding ABC transporter permease, with amino-acid sequence MNTLKLMYHKSEQLVLGITGLVFVLLLWQIASILELFNPLLLSSPAQIITAGMELTAKGELWGDVKVTIIEFGVAFVGAALIGLVLGLVMGWFKRVEYAVDPFIWFLYSTPLIAFYPLLIIWFGLGFNTVVVLGFLFAVIPITVNTFSGVKGMNPILVRAARSFGANDFQILTKVALPSAMPMIITGWRIGVERALIGVVVGEMFCSNAGLGFRISYYGAQLQTANLFVALIVVVVFGLILTQLLRIVEARLLKWQK; translated from the coding sequence ATGAACACGTTGAAACTCATGTACCATAAAAGTGAACAATTAGTATTGGGTATTACAGGTTTAGTATTTGTTTTATTACTTTGGCAAATTGCATCGATTTTAGAACTGTTTAATCCACTTCTATTAAGTAGTCCAGCACAAATTATTACAGCTGGTATGGAGCTTACAGCTAAAGGAGAACTTTGGGGCGATGTGAAAGTAACGATCATTGAATTTGGAGTTGCTTTTGTTGGAGCCGCCCTTATCGGTTTAGTATTGGGTTTAGTTATGGGCTGGTTTAAGCGTGTGGAATATGCGGTTGACCCGTTTATATGGTTTCTTTACTCAACGCCATTAATTGCTTTTTATCCTTTATTGATCATTTGGTTTGGCTTAGGTTTCAATACTGTCGTTGTTCTAGGGTTTTTATTTGCTGTTATTCCAATTACAGTAAATACATTTTCCGGCGTAAAAGGTATGAATCCTATCTTAGTACGGGCTGCTCGTTCTTTTGGAGCAAACGATTTCCAAATTTTAACGAAGGTAGCTTTACCTTCAGCAATGCCAATGATCATTACAGGATGGAGAATTGGAGTTGAGAGAGCATTAATCGGGGTTGTTGTTGGAGAGATGTTTTGTTCGAATGCCGGACTAGGTTTTAGAATCAGTTATTATGGTGCACAGCTGCAAACAGCTAACCTTTTCGTAGCATTAATAGTAGTTGTTGTTTTTGGTTTAATACTTACACAGTTGCTACGTATTGTTGAAGCGCGTTTATTAAAATGGCAAAAATAA
- a CDS encoding ABC transporter permease, producing MKVKTIELNSGPKNSMFQGIMSWTTQRQRWGITSVFIFLILWELISTLQIIDPKYISKPTSIITTGYTMITSGGFFEHFYISMAELFIGFALAVVVGLIIGILMGWNRIIGGLFDPLVMALYATPRVALVPLFVLWFGVGIGSKIFIVFIGAVFPVLINTITGIRQVDPLLLRAGRSFGASNSQLFTKILLPGALPAMMTGIRLGWGRGILGFVIGEMYVSMAGLGNLIQAAGNAMRTDQLFFLIIIVAGLGFVGTSIFQYLEHKLTPWRQEEQGR from the coding sequence ATGAAAGTTAAAACAATAGAATTAAACTCTGGACCTAAAAACTCAATGTTTCAGGGGATTATGAGCTGGACTACACAACGCCAACGTTGGGGCATTACATCCGTATTCATCTTTCTCATTCTATGGGAGCTAATTAGCACACTACAAATCATTGATCCAAAATATATTAGTAAACCAACTAGTATTATCACCACTGGTTATACCATGATTACAAGTGGCGGATTTTTTGAACATTTCTATATTTCAATGGCTGAGTTATTTATAGGATTTGCGCTAGCGGTTGTTGTGGGTCTCATTATCGGTATTTTAATGGGCTGGAATCGTATTATTGGAGGACTATTTGACCCGTTAGTTATGGCCCTATATGCCACACCGCGTGTAGCGTTAGTACCATTGTTTGTACTATGGTTTGGGGTAGGTATTGGTAGTAAAATTTTCATTGTTTTTATTGGAGCAGTTTTCCCTGTTTTAATTAATACCATTACTGGGATTAGGCAAGTCGATCCTCTTTTACTACGTGCTGGACGATCGTTTGGGGCATCCAATAGTCAATTGTTTACTAAGATATTATTGCCTGGAGCTTTACCTGCAATGATGACGGGGATCCGCTTAGGTTGGGGGCGTGGTATTTTAGGATTTGTTATCGGAGAAATGTATGTTTCCATGGCGGGATTAGGTAACCTCATCCAGGCAGCTGGTAATGCGATGCGCACAGATCAATTATTTTTCCTAATTATCATTGTAGCGGGTTTAGGTTTTGTGGGCACAAGTATTTTTCAATACTTAGAACATAAGCTAACCCCTTGGAGACAGGAGGAACAAGGACGATGA
- a CDS encoding ABC transporter ATP-binding protein, whose protein sequence is MAHVSIRDVDIVYKNTSSGKDFVALSGVSVDVERGEFVTIVGPSGCGKSTLLLSIDGLLKQDKGEILVDGKPVTGPGKDRALVFQEFALMPWRTNESNTWFGMELQGEKKNTLREISDRFLKLVGLKSFAQSYPHQLSGGMRQRVGIARALAVNPDILLMDEPFGALDAQTREIMQSELLKIWEENRKTVFFVTHGIDEAIYLADKIVVMSARPGRVKEIIDVNIPRPRGLEVKETAEFGRLRRHLWQLLEDEVTSAAGWK, encoded by the coding sequence ATGGCTCATGTAAGTATACGGGATGTGGATATCGTTTATAAAAATACAAGCTCAGGTAAGGATTTTGTCGCTTTATCAGGTGTAAGTGTTGATGTTGAACGTGGGGAATTTGTAACAATCGTAGGGCCCAGTGGTTGTGGGAAAAGCACATTATTACTTTCTATAGATGGACTTTTAAAGCAGGATAAGGGAGAAATTTTAGTAGATGGTAAGCCGGTAACTGGACCTGGAAAAGATCGTGCACTCGTTTTCCAAGAGTTTGCGCTGATGCCTTGGCGAACAAATGAAAGTAACACATGGTTTGGGATGGAATTACAAGGTGAAAAGAAAAATACTTTGCGAGAGATATCTGATCGTTTTTTAAAGCTTGTAGGATTAAAAAGTTTTGCCCAAAGCTATCCGCACCAGTTATCAGGAGGTATGCGCCAACGAGTTGGTATTGCCCGAGCGCTAGCTGTAAATCCTGATATTTTGTTAATGGATGAGCCTTTTGGTGCACTTGATGCTCAGACCCGCGAGATTATGCAATCCGAACTTTTGAAAATATGGGAAGAGAATCGAAAAACAGTATTTTTTGTGACTCATGGAATTGACGAGGCAATTTATTTGGCTGACAAAATTGTCGTAATGAGTGCACGTCCAGGAAGAGTGAAGGAAATTATTGATGTTAATATTCCTCGACCTAGAGGCTTGGAGGTAAAAGAGACAGCGGAATTTGGAAGATTACGCAGACATTTATGGCAACTTCTTGAGGATGAGGTTACTTCTGCAGCAGGTTGGAAATAG